The following are encoded in a window of Chloroflexota bacterium genomic DNA:
- a CDS encoding LLM class flavin-dependent oxidoreductase, giving the protein MKYGFVLPYGDARTVAELAHEAESAGWDGFFVWEPVWGIDAWVSLAAAAMRTEHIRLGTMLTPVSRMRPWKLASETATLDNLSNGRIILSVGLGYVPSGFEAFGEVTDRKIRAELLDEGLDILTGLWRGQPFNHEGKHYRVKDIDHHPPPPPVQQPRIPIWLVGAWPRMKSMRRVLRYDGLLPTVIGENGQERPATIEDIQEMKAFVDVNRADTTPFDIIIEGQTPGDDHAMGASIVRPWAEVGATWWIEGMWDALYQPDKRSAIRGRIQQGPPRLE; this is encoded by the coding sequence ATGAAATATGGCTTCGTCCTGCCATACGGTGACGCCCGTACTGTTGCCGAGCTTGCTCACGAGGCGGAATCGGCAGGATGGGATGGCTTTTTTGTCTGGGAACCCGTTTGGGGAATTGATGCCTGGGTATCGCTAGCTGCCGCCGCCATGCGAACAGAACACATTCGCCTCGGCACGATGCTCACACCCGTCTCACGAATGCGACCGTGGAAACTTGCCAGCGAGACAGCGACACTCGACAATCTTTCGAATGGACGCATTATCCTTTCAGTAGGACTGGGGTATGTGCCAAGTGGGTTTGAGGCATTTGGCGAAGTAACCGACCGCAAGATTCGCGCAGAACTGCTCGATGAAGGGTTAGATATCCTGACAGGTTTGTGGCGCGGACAGCCATTCAACCATGAGGGCAAGCATTACAGAGTCAAGGATATCGACCATCATCCCCCGCCCCCACCCGTGCAGCAGCCGCGCATTCCTATCTGGTTAGTGGGTGCATGGCCGCGGATGAAATCAATGCGGCGCGTGTTGCGCTATGATGGATTGTTGCCCACCGTGATAGGAGAGAATGGTCAGGAGCGACCAGCAACCATTGAGGACATTCAGGAAATGAAAGCGTTTGTCGACGTCAATCGCGCCGACACTACTCCCTTCGACATCATCATTGAAGGTCAAACGCCGGGTGATGACCATGCGATGGGAGCATCGATTGTTCGCCCCTGGGCAGAAGTCGGTGCGACATGGTGGATCGAAGGGATGTGGGATGCGCTCTACCAACCCGATAAGCGGAGCGCCATTCGCGGACGTATTCAGCAGGGACCACCGCGCCTGGAGTAG
- a CDS encoding TRC40/GET3/ArsA family transport-energizing ATPase: MPGIEKSMSQYVTEHPSLKFVFFGGKGGVGKTVMAAVTAYWFAQQGRRTMLASTNPVHSLSGLLAQNVFGKPTAVEGQANLWAYEIDTKETIERSKVEIRNKIQWFLKFADISTKADEFVESATMNPAFEESAMFENMVDLMFNNEYDVYVFDTAPTANARRLLGMSKVYAMWVNKMLKSREEARSLRELLSFTKKKEADPLMDYLLSFRDRMSHARELLTDNKQTAFFFVTLPEALPIAVITRFINWFHEFGIPVGGVIVNMLIDKASLNPNSAAFVQNRVAMQEEHMQTVWQKFDGQVRAIVPLYDTEVRGIQAINKMAAAVFS, encoded by the coding sequence ATGCCCGGCATTGAAAAATCGATGTCCCAGTATGTAACCGAGCATCCCAGCCTGAAGTTTGTGTTTTTTGGCGGCAAAGGGGGCGTGGGCAAAACCGTCATGGCCGCCGTCACGGCCTACTGGTTTGCCCAACAGGGCCGCCGCACGATGCTCGCGTCGACCAACCCCGTGCACTCGCTGTCGGGCCTGCTCGCGCAGAACGTCTTCGGCAAGCCGACCGCCGTCGAGGGGCAAGCGAACCTGTGGGCGTACGAGATCGACACCAAAGAGACGATCGAGCGCTCGAAGGTGGAAATTCGCAACAAGATCCAGTGGTTCCTGAAATTCGCCGATATCAGCACCAAGGCCGATGAGTTCGTCGAGTCGGCGACGATGAACCCCGCGTTCGAGGAGTCTGCCATGTTCGAGAATATGGTGGACCTGATGTTCAATAACGAATACGACGTGTACGTGTTCGACACCGCGCCGACGGCCAACGCGCGCCGCCTGCTCGGTATGAGCAAGGTATACGCCATGTGGGTCAACAAGATGTTGAAGTCACGCGAAGAGGCGCGCTCGTTGCGCGAACTGCTGTCGTTTACGAAGAAGAAGGAAGCCGACCCGCTGATGGATTACCTGCTGTCGTTCCGCGACCGCATGAGTCATGCCCGCGAACTGCTGACCGACAACAAGCAAACGGCGTTCTTCTTCGTGACGCTGCCCGAAGCGCTGCCGATCGCGGTCATCACGCGCTTCATCAACTGGTTCCACGAGTTCGGCATCCCGGTCGGCGGCGTGATCGTGAACATGCTGATTGACAAGGCGTCGCTCAACCCGAATTCCGCCGCATTCGTGCAAAACCGCGTGGCGATGCAGGAAGAGCACATGCAGACCGTCTGGCAGAAGTTTGACGGTCAGGTGCGCGCCATCGTCCCGCTGTATGACACCGAAGTGCGCGGCATACAGGCGATCAACAAGATGGCAGCGGCTGTGTTCTCGTAG
- a CDS encoding cyclic nucleotide-binding domain-containing protein, producing the protein MKDLLIKQAPILASLPAEELAALEAASQKRQFAAGALLFKEGERGDSFFVILSGRAETVKALGTEDERVLGASEAGDFVGEMSLLQADRKRTASVRAVTALEAQDVPLDTFAALLKRYPQVDYELVRTLSRRLDESNNAAMRDLHQKNRALAVSLGKLRSSRLMIMLLSIALLLAVSAIAASLAYFLLSARTALDTPSDLVLMMADTGRQFIIPGDVAARANPLPSNADTLAAGRRAFTARCVLCHGGDGKGQTPIGMHIYPRASDLTSARAQARSDGTLFWITENGSPHTGMPGWKGTLKDNEIWQVIAYLRVLPKGESEITKLLPTPTAVPQPTAAPVAQPTVAPTAIPAPSVVTVTIDNYEFIPATITVPVGTRVVWLNKDIEDHTITSEDKPLLLDSPLIIQGKTFSFVFTQRGTFKYMCTPHDEMHGVVVVQ; encoded by the coding sequence ATGAAAGACCTGCTCATCAAACAAGCTCCGATCCTGGCATCGCTGCCGGCTGAGGAACTGGCCGCACTCGAAGCGGCCAGCCAGAAGCGCCAGTTCGCCGCCGGCGCACTGTTGTTCAAGGAAGGCGAGCGCGGCGATTCGTTCTTTGTCATACTGTCCGGTCGCGCTGAAACGGTCAAAGCGCTCGGCACCGAAGACGAGCGCGTGCTGGGCGCCAGCGAAGCCGGCGATTTTGTCGGCGAGATGAGCCTGCTGCAGGCGGACCGCAAGCGCACCGCCAGCGTGCGCGCCGTGACGGCGCTTGAGGCGCAGGACGTGCCGCTCGACACGTTCGCCGCGCTGCTGAAGCGCTACCCGCAGGTGGACTACGAGCTCGTGCGCACGCTCAGCCGGCGGCTCGACGAATCGAACAACGCGGCGATGCGCGACCTGCACCAGAAGAACCGCGCCCTGGCCGTCAGCCTGGGCAAACTGCGCTCGTCGCGCCTGATGATCATGCTCCTGTCGATCGCGCTGCTGCTCGCGGTCAGCGCCATCGCCGCGTCGCTCGCGTATTTCCTGTTGAGCGCGCGCACCGCGCTCGATACACCGTCAGACTTGGTGCTGATGATGGCCGACACCGGCCGGCAGTTCATCATCCCGGGCGATGTCGCCGCGCGCGCCAACCCGCTGCCATCCAACGCTGACACGCTGGCGGCCGGCCGCCGCGCGTTCACCGCGCGCTGCGTGCTCTGCCACGGCGGGGACGGCAAGGGCCAGACGCCAATCGGCATGCACATCTACCCGCGCGCGTCGGACCTGACATCGGCCAGGGCGCAGGCGCGCAGCGACGGCACGCTGTTCTGGATCACCGAGAACGGCTCGCCGCATACCGGTATGCCGGGCTGGAAGGGCACGCTGAAGGACAACGAGATCTGGCAGGTCATCGCTTATCTGCGCGTGCTGCCGAAGGGCGAGAGCGAGATCACCAAGTTGCTGCCGACGCCCACCGCGGTCCCGCAGCCGACGGCCGCGCCGGTTGCGCAGCCGACCGTTGCGCCGACGGCGATTCCAGCGCCGAGCGTGGTCACGGTGACCATTGACAACTATGAATTCATCCCGGCGACCATCACCGTGCCGGTTGGCACTCGGGTCGTCTGGCTCAACAAGGACATTGAAGACCACACCATCACGTCGGAGGACAAGCCGCTCCTGCTCGATTCGCCGCTCATTATCCAGGGTAAGACGTTCAGTTTCGTGTTCACGCAGCGCGGCACGTTCAAATACATGTGCACGCCGCACGACGAAATGCATGGCGTCGTCGTGGTCCAGTAG
- a CDS encoding NAD(P)-dependent glycerol-3-phosphate dehydrogenase: protein MQEHVCIIGTGSWGTTLAIVFARAGQNVSLWARSRDESDALNTRRENLDFLPGIAFPLTVHVTHDLAEAVRGARICLAVVPSQTFRDNIRQARPYLGSDQIIVSAAKGIELGTLQRMSEILRAELPHIDPAHFVALSGPNLAREIAAGLPASTVAASPDENAAREVQQRLNSPLFRIYTHNDVTGVELAGALKNVYAIAAGAADALNVGENAKATLLTRALAEMTRLGAALGANPLTFAGLAGIGDLMCTCHSPHSRNHTLGERLARGEKLAEIQSGTHMVAEGVTTARAARALAAAHGIEMPLVEQVHAVLFADKSPRQAIGDLMGRGAKTEFWGIG, encoded by the coding sequence ATGCAGGAACACGTTTGTATTATTGGTACCGGCTCGTGGGGCACGACACTCGCGATCGTGTTTGCGCGCGCCGGGCAGAACGTCAGCCTGTGGGCGCGCTCGCGCGACGAGTCCGATGCGCTGAACACGCGCCGCGAGAACCTCGACTTCTTGCCGGGCATTGCCTTCCCGCTCACCGTGCACGTGACGCACGACCTGGCCGAGGCGGTGCGCGGCGCGCGCATCTGCCTGGCGGTCGTGCCCTCGCAGACCTTCCGCGATAATATCCGCCAGGCGCGCCCGTATCTGGGCTCCGATCAGATAATCGTCAGCGCCGCCAAGGGCATCGAGCTCGGCACGCTCCAGCGCATGAGCGAAATCCTGCGTGCGGAACTGCCCCACATCGACCCGGCGCATTTCGTCGCGCTGTCCGGCCCGAACCTGGCGCGCGAAATCGCCGCCGGCCTGCCGGCGTCGACTGTGGCTGCCTCGCCGGACGAGAACGCGGCGCGTGAGGTGCAGCAACGCTTGAACTCCCCGCTCTTCCGCATTTACACGCACAACGACGTGACCGGCGTGGAACTGGCGGGCGCGCTGAAGAACGTCTACGCCATCGCGGCCGGCGCTGCCGATGCGCTCAACGTCGGCGAGAACGCCAAGGCGACTCTGCTCACGCGGGCGCTGGCCGAAATGACGCGGCTCGGCGCGGCGCTGGGCGCCAACCCGCTCACCTTCGCGGGGCTGGCCGGCATCGGCGACCTGATGTGCACCTGCCACAGCCCGCACAGCCGCAACCACACGCTCGGCGAGCGGCTGGCGCGCGGCGAGAAGCTGGCCGAGATCCAGTCCGGCACGCACATGGTTGCCGAGGGCGTGACGACGGCGCGGGCGGCGCGCGCGCTGGCCGCGGCGCACGGCATCGAAATGCCGCTGGTCGAGCAGGTGCACGCCGTGTTGTTCGCGGACAAGTCGCCCCGGCAGGCTATCGGCGATCTGATGGGACGCGGCGCGAAGACGGAGTTCTGGGGGATCGGTTAG
- a CDS encoding anti-sigma factor, translating to MLTHDEILELIPLTALDAVSEVEAQEVKEHCAGCPTCGSILSDYGYVALGLSEGVPQREPPARLASALRARVAPAQSRRFAWASLFRLPAGFSPGMAVAAVVFVLLAGLGIWRFTAPPADTDAIEVARLQRSTEAVKASIKGTDRAPSSTGQVLADPQATVGYLVVSQLNVLPAEQVYQVWLIRSGQRDSGGTFTVDAQGSARVRLQGTVAFASYSDVGVTVEPKGGSPGPTSAKVIGGSFIPPGR from the coding sequence ATGTTAACTCACGACGAGATTCTCGAGCTTATTCCTCTGACGGCGCTGGATGCCGTTTCGGAGGTTGAGGCGCAGGAAGTAAAGGAGCATTGCGCCGGCTGCCCGACCTGTGGTTCAATCCTGTCCGATTACGGCTATGTGGCATTGGGATTGTCTGAAGGTGTTCCGCAGCGCGAACCGCCCGCGCGGCTGGCGTCTGCCTTGCGTGCACGCGTGGCTCCCGCACAGTCAAGGCGTTTCGCTTGGGCATCGTTGTTCCGGCTGCCAGCCGGTTTTTCGCCGGGCATGGCCGTGGCCGCGGTTGTATTCGTATTGCTGGCCGGGCTGGGCATCTGGCGCTTCACGGCGCCGCCCGCCGATACTGACGCGATCGAGGTGGCCCGCCTGCAGCGCTCCACCGAAGCAGTGAAAGCGAGCATCAAGGGCACCGATCGCGCGCCGAGTTCCACCGGGCAGGTACTGGCCGACCCGCAGGCGACCGTCGGCTATCTGGTCGTCAGCCAGTTGAACGTCTTGCCCGCCGAGCAGGTGTATCAGGTCTGGCTGATTCGCAGCGGCCAGCGCGACAGCGGCGGCACCTTCACGGTCGATGCGCAGGGTAGTGCGCGCGTGCGCCTGCAGGGCACGGTGGCGTTCGCCAGCTACAGCGATGTGGGCGTGACGGTCGAGCCGAAGGGCGGCAGCCCGGGGCCGACCTCCGCGAAGGTCATCGGCGGGTCGTTCATACCGCCCGGTCGCTGA
- a CDS encoding glycerol-3-phosphate acyltransferase, with the protein MTIDSLLPLIVSALAGYLLGAIPSGYIAVRIATGQDVRTVGSGRTGGTNVYRAAGRWPFIATIAGDIAKGALSVLLARLLFGGRSDPLLGATLGEIAPLVAGFAALLGNNWSIYLRGRGGAGVMTLSGTMLVLAPIPLLIYAPFPALLVRLTRIASIGSLVAAGLAPFYFGALVYFGLLPGSLFVYVLASAMLLIVVHAPNIERLRQGKERKFGDSAQPK; encoded by the coding sequence ATGACCATCGACAGTTTGCTTCCGCTCATCGTCAGCGCGCTGGCCGGCTATCTGCTGGGGGCCATCCCGTCGGGCTACATCGCCGTGCGGATCGCGACCGGCCAGGACGTGCGCACGGTCGGCAGTGGCCGTACGGGCGGCACCAACGTATACCGCGCCGCCGGGCGCTGGCCGTTCATCGCCACCATTGCCGGCGACATCGCGAAGGGCGCGCTGTCCGTCCTGCTGGCGCGCCTGCTTTTCGGCGGGCGCAGCGACCCGCTGCTGGGCGCCACGCTCGGCGAGATTGCGCCGCTGGTCGCCGGCTTTGCCGCGCTGCTGGGCAACAACTGGTCGATCTATCTACGCGGCCGCGGCGGCGCGGGGGTGATGACGCTGAGCGGCACGATGCTCGTCCTGGCGCCGATCCCGCTGCTCATCTACGCGCCATTCCCCGCACTGCTGGTGCGCCTGACGCGCATCGCGTCGATCGGCTCGCTGGTGGCTGCCGGGCTCGCGCCGTTCTACTTCGGTGCGCTGGTCTACTTCGGATTGCTGCCGGGCAGCCTGTTCGTCTATGTGCTGGCGAGCGCCATGCTGTTGATCGTGGTGCACGCTCCCAACATCGAGCGGCTCCGGCAGGGCAAAGAGCGCAAATTCGGCGACTCGGCCCAGCCGAAGTAA
- a CDS encoding TRC40/GET3/ArsA family transport-energizing ATPase gives MALKDVFEQNPDRRYIMFGGKGGLGKTTFSAATAYWLAKRGFKVLVFSVDPQASLSDIFQKDIFGKGPVPIMENLWAQEIDADQHIKEYQGEIRKKILDMYGFDQVPEEIENYIQAASAEPAMEESAIFDAVVDIVVKGDYDYYIYDLVPLGHALYYLSMAKVYDEWINKITKLREEMREYEEMVSRVKRQKVTEQDQILNELTYIKERINASSRILTDKLKTAFFFVLVPEELIILDTQKAAELFAKFDVPLSGYVVNRMLPEGLAEQNIPDYLKHRITMQQKYLVDIREKFGNDVRGYVPEMERDVTGLAMIEKLARIMYGDF, from the coding sequence ATGGCCCTCAAAGACGTCTTCGAGCAGAACCCCGACCGGCGCTATATTATGTTCGGCGGCAAGGGCGGGTTGGGCAAGACCACGTTCTCCGCGGCGACGGCGTACTGGCTCGCCAAGCGCGGCTTCAAAGTGCTCGTCTTCTCCGTCGACCCTCAGGCTTCCCTGTCAGACATCTTCCAGAAGGACATCTTCGGCAAAGGCCCCGTGCCCATCATGGAGAATCTATGGGCGCAGGAGATCGACGCCGACCAGCACATCAAGGAATACCAGGGCGAGATCCGCAAGAAGATCCTGGACATGTACGGCTTTGACCAGGTGCCCGAGGAGATCGAGAACTACATCCAGGCCGCGTCCGCCGAGCCGGCCATGGAGGAATCGGCGATCTTCGACGCGGTGGTGGATATCGTCGTCAAGGGCGACTACGATTACTATATCTACGACCTCGTCCCGCTCGGCCACGCGCTCTACTACTTGAGCATGGCGAAGGTGTACGACGAGTGGATCAACAAGATTACCAAGCTGCGCGAAGAGATGCGCGAGTACGAGGAGATGGTCTCGCGCGTCAAACGCCAGAAAGTCACCGAGCAGGACCAGATCCTGAACGAGCTGACGTACATCAAGGAGCGGATCAACGCCTCGTCGCGTATTCTGACCGACAAGCTCAAGACCGCGTTCTTCTTCGTGCTCGTGCCCGAGGAATTGATCATCCTGGACACCCAAAAAGCCGCCGAGTTGTTCGCGAAATTCGATGTCCCGCTCTCCGGCTATGTGGTCAACCGCATGCTGCCGGAGGGGTTGGCCGAGCAGAACATCCCCGACTACCTGAAGCACCGTATCACGATGCAGCAGAAGTACCTGGTCGATATCCGCGAGAAGTTCGGCAATGACGTGCGGGGCTATGTGCCGGAGATGGAGCGCGACGTCACCGGCCTGGCGATGATCGAGAAACTGGCGCGCATCATGTACGGCGATTTCTGA
- a CDS encoding GNAT family N-acetyltransferase — MLKGEKVILRALEREDLARVWAYNNDTEVELAGGGDPPMPQSLARLESEFEDGARRGGRDGSNFAIEADGRIIGQCGLRQPDGLVDTTAQVYELGIAIGDKVYWGRGYGRDAVRVLLDYAFRLRNAHKVWLKVNATNERGLRAYRACGFIEEGRLRQHVWGDGRHIDLVLMGILRTEWSGSRAGVQ; from the coding sequence ATGCTCAAGGGCGAAAAAGTCATCCTGCGCGCGCTGGAACGCGAAGACCTCGCGCGCGTGTGGGCTTACAACAACGACACCGAGGTGGAACTGGCCGGCGGCGGCGACCCGCCGATGCCGCAATCGCTGGCGCGGCTCGAATCCGAGTTTGAGGATGGAGCGCGGCGCGGCGGCCGCGACGGCTCGAACTTTGCCATCGAGGCCGATGGCCGCATCATCGGCCAGTGCGGCCTGCGCCAGCCCGACGGACTGGTGGACACGACCGCGCAGGTCTACGAGCTTGGCATCGCCATCGGCGACAAAGTGTACTGGGGACGCGGCTATGGGCGCGACGCCGTGCGCGTGCTGCTCGACTACGCGTTCCGCCTGCGCAACGCGCACAAGGTCTGGCTGAAAGTGAATGCGACCAACGAGCGCGGGTTGCGCGCCTACCGCGCGTGCGGTTTCATCGAGGAAGGCCGTCTGCGCCAGCACGTCTGGGGCGACGGCCGGCATATCGATCTGGTGCTGATGGGCATCCTGCGGACGGAGTGGAGCGGCAGCCGCGCAGGTGTGCAGTAG
- a CDS encoding sigma-70 family RNA polymerase sigma factor codes for MNPAPTEVQLMQRVVGGDADALLMLYEQYGRIVYSVAMYVLQDPQHAEEVTQDVFMTVWQKARMFDLKRGTAKSWLTQIARNLAIDHLRRQRRRGQESHPLELAEMLPAPGTIRNDDQHELFGHLQKLPTEQRQAIEMAYYQGYTHQEIAERLKLPLGTVKSRILLGLRKLQGLLK; via the coding sequence GTGAACCCGGCTCCGACTGAAGTCCAACTGATGCAGCGCGTGGTGGGCGGCGATGCCGACGCGCTGCTGATGCTGTACGAGCAGTACGGCCGCATCGTCTACTCGGTCGCCATGTACGTCCTGCAAGATCCGCAGCACGCCGAGGAAGTGACCCAGGACGTGTTCATGACGGTCTGGCAGAAGGCCAGGATGTTCGACCTGAAGCGCGGCACCGCCAAATCATGGCTCACGCAGATCGCCCGCAATCTGGCGATCGACCATCTGCGCCGCCAGCGCCGCCGCGGCCAGGAAAGCCACCCACTGGAACTGGCGGAGATGCTGCCGGCTCCCGGCACAATTCGCAACGACGACCAGCACGAGCTATTCGGCCATCTGCAGAAGCTGCCCACAGAACAACGGCAGGCGATAGAAATGGCCTATTATCAAGGATACACGCACCAGGAAATCGCCGAGCGGCTCAAGTTGCCGTTGGGCACCGTCAAAAGCCGCATCCTGCTCGGCTTGCGCAAGCTGCAGGGCTTGCTCAAATAG
- a CDS encoding c-type cytochrome encodes MSTKNLLRIVGIALLGLSLWLASAPTGVAQANPSLDAAAGKAAWDAKGCKSCHGANAEGKVARALAAYEKTADDIIKQVRTPRNQMPAFSTTQVTDQQLKDMFDYFKSLPAVQFTFTPYQPKAGEDPGKTLFNQKRCSACHGENAERIATLVTGQGRKTISEAEVLKQVRTPRANMPTFRAEWVTDADVSTIAKFLKVEVEKAAAPATLPKSGSDSPVVPDASPALVALIGGLAALGASFVMRRRTNI; translated from the coding sequence TTGAGCACCAAGAATCTGTTGCGAATTGTCGGCATTGCCCTGCTGGGACTTAGCTTGTGGCTGGCATCGGCGCCCACCGGTGTGGCGCAGGCCAATCCGTCGCTTGACGCCGCAGCTGGCAAAGCGGCGTGGGACGCCAAGGGCTGCAAGAGTTGCCACGGCGCGAACGCGGAAGGCAAGGTCGCGCGCGCGCTGGCGGCCTACGAGAAGACAGCGGACGACATCATCAAACAGGTGCGGACGCCGCGCAATCAAATGCCCGCGTTCAGCACGACGCAGGTCACCGACCAGCAATTGAAGGACATGTTCGACTACTTCAAGTCGCTGCCGGCCGTGCAGTTCACCTTCACGCCGTACCAGCCGAAGGCGGGCGAGGACCCGGGCAAGACGCTGTTCAACCAGAAGCGCTGCTCGGCCTGTCACGGCGAGAACGCCGAGCGCATCGCGACGCTTGTCACCGGCCAGGGTCGCAAGACGATCAGCGAAGCCGAAGTCCTGAAGCAGGTGCGGACGCCGCGCGCCAACATGCCGACCTTCCGCGCCGAGTGGGTCACCGACGCCGACGTCTCGACGATCGCGAAGTTCCTGAAGGTCGAAGTGGAGAAGGCCGCCGCCCCGGCCACGCTGCCGAAGTCCGGCTCGGATTCGCCGGTCGTGCCGGATGCGTCGCCGGCGCTGGTCGCGCTGATTGGCGGACTGGCCGCGCTGGGCGCGTCGTTTGTGATGCGCCGCCGCACCAACATCTAA
- a CDS encoding carbon starvation protein A: MNTLYVVVIGILTIYLAYNFYAKRIDRDVIQADAKRATPAKMYNDGVDFMPTSKNVLYGYHFKSVAAAGPIVGVITAALLWGWLPAILWLALGVTFIGWVSDYSAIMLSVRNDGNSLSAIAHKLIAPRTRQILFVFIFFYLLLVAGAFVGIMAATINANPTTGLAVLGLMVFGLLTGQMLYRMKMDLIMVTVIAVGLTLVVILAGPFGNVYNPPANAAAAPALKDAGPVWGAMAGFNKAVNEAVTGPYGPLTDWQGKAIPNATGPKELLKFYDPTPNAITGAAGGSGIAVQATAFITPSLLFWVLFVFLFSYLGAILPIWRYTQPVNYIGFWVTALAIVGSWLGAALSGLGNLLNIGALSPQVSAFTLGAFTSFDPGQGGMIQPLWPMLFVTIACGAISGWHALIGSVGTSRQLEYETDALPVGGGGMLSENALALVSLMAVSVAGTGAGGARFAQGIGKFLSVFGLDSAFGQAIGFATFVIIVLTVVQLLFRVMRVTLAEWLGDAAPVLRNVHVATVISMLCTLLLVLSGTWVYLWQLFGASNQLMAALSLLIVTIWLVSTKRNAAFAGIPMVFMYVTTMASTLVTAYNMWSTVLFPKGQLQTDGFALFGGVIMVGVAALLFVCAAIIAWDGWKAYQNLKRGASAAPARASSTAGR, translated from the coding sequence ATGAATACGCTGTATGTCGTCGTGATCGGCATTCTGACGATCTACCTGGCGTACAACTTCTACGCCAAGCGCATCGATCGCGATGTGATACAGGCTGATGCCAAGCGCGCGACGCCCGCCAAGATGTACAATGATGGCGTCGATTTTATGCCCACCAGCAAGAACGTCCTCTACGGCTATCATTTCAAGTCCGTAGCGGCGGCCGGGCCGATTGTCGGCGTCATCACCGCCGCGCTGCTGTGGGGCTGGCTGCCTGCCATTCTGTGGCTGGCGCTCGGCGTGACGTTTATCGGCTGGGTGAGCGACTATAGCGCCATCATGCTCTCCGTGCGCAACGATGGCAATTCCCTCTCGGCGATCGCCCACAAGCTGATTGCGCCGCGCACCCGCCAGATCCTCTTCGTGTTCATCTTCTTCTATCTGCTGCTGGTCGCCGGCGCGTTCGTCGGCATCATGGCCGCGACGATCAACGCCAACCCAACGACCGGGCTGGCGGTGCTTGGCCTGATGGTCTTCGGCCTGCTGACCGGGCAGATGCTCTACCGGATGAAGATGGACCTGATCATGGTCACGGTGATCGCCGTGGGCTTGACGCTGGTGGTCATCCTGGCCGGTCCATTTGGAAATGTCTATAACCCGCCGGCCAATGCGGCGGCGGCTCCCGCACTGAAGGATGCCGGCCCGGTCTGGGGCGCCATGGCGGGCTTCAACAAGGCCGTCAACGAGGCCGTGACCGGCCCGTATGGCCCGTTGACCGACTGGCAGGGCAAGGCGATTCCAAACGCGACGGGCCCCAAGGAATTGTTGAAGTTCTACGATCCGACCCCGAACGCCATCACGGGCGCAGCGGGCGGCTCGGGCATCGCCGTGCAGGCGACGGCGTTCATTACTCCCAGCCTCCTGTTCTGGGTATTGTTCGTGTTCCTGTTCTCGTATCTCGGCGCGATCCTGCCGATCTGGCGCTACACCCAGCCGGTCAACTACATCGGCTTCTGGGTGACAGCGCTGGCCATCGTCGGGTCGTGGCTGGGCGCGGCGTTATCCGGTTTGGGCAATCTGCTGAACATCGGCGCGCTCAGTCCCCAGGTCTCGGCGTTCACCCTGGGCGCGTTCACGAGCTTCGATCCGGGTCAGGGCGGCATGATCCAGCCGTTGTGGCCGATGCTGTTCGTGACGATCGCGTGCGGCGCGATCTCCGGCTGGCACGCGCTGATCGGATCGGTCGGCACCTCGCGCCAACTGGAGTATGAGACCGACGCGCTGCCGGTGGGCGGCGGCGGCATGTTGAGCGAGAACGCGCTGGCGTTGGTATCGCTGATGGCGGTGTCGGTGGCGGGCACAGGCGCCGGCGGCGCGCGTTTCGCGCAAGGCATCGGTAAGTTCCTGAGCGTCTTTGGCCTCGACTCGGCCTTCGGGCAGGCGATCGGATTCGCCACCTTCGTGATTATCGTACTGACGGTCGTGCAACTGCTCTTCCGCGTCATGCGCGTGACGCTGGCCGAGTGGCTGGGCGATGCCGCGCCCGTCTTGCGCAACGTGCACGTGGCCACGGTCATCAGCATGCTCTGCACGCTCTTGCTGGTCCTCAGCGGTACCTGGGTCTATCTGTGGCAGTTGTTCGGCGCGTCGAACCAGTTGATGGCGGCGCTGAGTCTGCTGATCGTCACGATCTGGCTGGTTTCGACCAAGCGCAATGCGGCGTTTGCGGGCATTCCGATGGTCTTCATGTATGTGACGACCATGGCCTCGACGCTGGTCACTGCCTACAACATGTGGAGCACCGTGTTGTTCCCCAAAGGGCAACTGCAGACGGACGGCTTCGCGCTGTTCGGCGGGGTCATCATGGTGGGCGTGGCGGCGCTGTTGTTCGTCTGCGCCGCGATCATTGCCTGGGACGGCTGGAAAGCGTATCAGAATCTGAAGCGCGGCGCCTCGGCAGCACCGGCGCGGGCATCGAGCACCGCCGGGCGCTAG